Proteins encoded in a region of the Pseudomonas denitrificans (nom. rej.) genome:
- a CDS encoding STAS domain-containing protein: protein MSQGSITERSEGELALAGVLDYSTGPALRQQGARLIASSKAGALRLDCSAVEHSSSVGLSLLLSYTRDARKAGKTLQISGLPKDMQEIAKVGELLEILPLQH, encoded by the coding sequence ATGAGTCAGGGCAGTATCACGGAGCGTAGCGAGGGCGAGTTGGCCCTCGCCGGCGTGCTGGACTACAGCACCGGCCCCGCGCTGCGTCAGCAGGGCGCTCGGCTGATCGCTTCGAGCAAGGCCGGCGCGCTGCGCCTGGACTGTTCGGCGGTGGAGCACTCCAGCAGCGTCGGATTGTCGCTGCTGCTGTCCTACACCCGTGATGCGCGCAAGGCCGGCAAGACGCTGCAGATTTCCGGCCTGCCCAAGGACATGCAGGAAATCGCCAAGGTTGGCGAGCTCCTGGAGATTCTGCCGTTACAGCATTGA
- the hisC gene encoding histidinol-phosphate transaminase: MSKFWSPFVKELVPYVPGEQPKLAKLVKLNTNENPYGPSPKVVAAIQAELNDTLRLYPDPNADRLKQTIAEYHGVKTSQVFVGNGSDEVLAHAFHALFQHGKPLLFPDVTYSFYPVYCGLYGIDFEALPLDEQFQIRVEDYARPSGGIIFPNPNAPTGCLLPLEAIERLLQASPDSVVLVDEAYVDFGGETAISLVSRYPNLLVAQTLSKSRSLAGLRVGFAVGHEDLIEALERVKNSFNSYPLDRLALAGAVASFEDQAYFEQTCNAVIHSREKLVAELKTLGFEVLPSAANFIFARHPQRDGAELAAALREEGVIVRHFKQQRINQFLRISIGTEEQNQALIDALRLKL; this comes from the coding sequence ATGAGCAAGTTCTGGAGTCCCTTCGTCAAGGAACTGGTGCCCTACGTTCCGGGTGAGCAGCCGAAGCTGGCCAAACTGGTCAAGCTGAACACCAACGAGAACCCCTACGGCCCGTCGCCGAAGGTGGTCGCCGCGATCCAGGCCGAGCTGAACGACACGCTGCGCCTGTACCCGGACCCGAACGCCGATCGCCTGAAGCAGACCATCGCCGAGTACCACGGCGTGAAGACCTCCCAGGTCTTCGTCGGCAACGGTTCGGACGAAGTCCTGGCTCACGCCTTCCACGCGCTGTTCCAGCACGGCAAGCCGCTGCTGTTCCCGGACGTGACCTACAGCTTCTATCCGGTCTACTGCGGCCTCTACGGCATCGACTTCGAAGCCCTGCCGCTGGACGAGCAGTTCCAGATTCGTGTCGAGGATTACGCGCGTCCGAGCGGCGGCATCATCTTCCCCAACCCCAACGCGCCCACCGGCTGCCTGCTGCCGCTCGAAGCCATCGAGCGCCTGCTGCAAGCGAGCCCGGACAGCGTGGTGCTGGTGGACGAGGCCTACGTCGACTTCGGTGGCGAGACCGCGATTTCCCTGGTCAGCCGTTACCCTAACCTGCTGGTGGCGCAGACCCTGTCCAAGTCCCGTTCGCTGGCGGGCCTGCGGGTCGGCTTCGCGGTTGGCCACGAAGACCTGATCGAAGCGCTGGAGCGGGTGAAGAACAGCTTCAACTCCTATCCGCTGGATCGCCTGGCGCTGGCCGGCGCGGTGGCGTCCTTCGAGGACCAGGCCTATTTCGAACAGACCTGCAACGCGGTTATCCACAGCCGCGAAAAGCTGGTGGCCGAGCTCAAGACCCTGGGCTTCGAGGTACTGCCGTCGGCGGCGAACTTCATCTTCGCCCGCCATCCGCAGCGCGACGGCGCAGAACTGGCCGCGGCCTTGCGCGAGGAGGGCGTGATCGTGCGTCACTTCAAGCAGCAGCGGATCAACCAGTTCCTGCGCATCAGCATCGGCACCGAGGAGCAGAACCAGGCTCTGATCGATGCCCTGCGGCTGAAGCTGTAA
- a CDS encoding BolA family protein yields MQAVEVKNFLESKLPGTQIEVEGEGCNFQLNLISDELAGLSPVKRQQQIYAHLNEWIASGAIHAVTMKFFSRAAWAERS; encoded by the coding sequence ATGCAGGCCGTAGAAGTCAAAAACTTCCTGGAATCGAAACTCCCAGGTACCCAGATCGAAGTGGAAGGCGAAGGCTGCAATTTCCAGCTGAACCTGATCAGCGACGAGCTCGCCGGCCTGAGCCCGGTCAAGCGCCAGCAACAGATCTATGCCCACCTGAACGAGTGGATCGCCTCCGGCGCCATCCATGCCGTCACCATGAAATTCTTCAGCCGCGCCGCCTGGGCCGAGCGTTCCTGA
- the hisD gene encoding histidinol dehydrogenase, with protein MTAPFAIRRLNAADPDFARHLDHLLSWESVSDESVNQRVLDIIADVRKRGDAAVVEFTQRFDGVDAKTMADLILPRERLELALTRITPAQREALEVAAERVRSYHEKQKQDSWRYTEADGTVLGQQVTPLDRAGLYVPGGKASYPSSVLMNAIPAKVAGVAEVVMVVPTPRGEINEIVLAAACIAGVDRVFTIGGAQAVAALAYGTESVPQVDKIVGPGNIYVATAKRHVFGQVGIDMIAGPSEILVVCDGGTDPDWIAMDLFSQAEHDEDAQSILVSPDAAFLDKVAASIEKLLPTMERAEIIRTSLTNRGALILVADQEQACQVANRIAPEHLELSVADPESWLPKIRHAGAIFMGRYTAEALGDYCAGPNHVLPTSGTARFSSPLGVYDFQKRSSIIFCSAPGASELGKTASILARGESLTAHARSAEFRILDKGE; from the coding sequence ATGACCGCACCCTTCGCTATCCGTCGACTCAACGCCGCCGATCCGGACTTCGCGCGTCATCTGGACCATCTGCTCTCCTGGGAAAGCGTGTCCGACGAGTCGGTGAACCAGCGCGTCCTGGACATCATCGCCGACGTGCGCAAGCGCGGTGACGCCGCCGTGGTCGAGTTCACCCAGCGCTTCGACGGTGTCGATGCCAAGACCATGGCCGACCTGATCCTTCCGCGCGAGCGCCTGGAACTGGCCCTGACCCGTATCACCCCGGCCCAGCGCGAAGCCCTGGAAGTTGCCGCCGAACGCGTGCGCAGCTACCACGAGAAGCAGAAGCAGGATTCCTGGCGCTACACCGAAGCTGACGGCACCGTGCTCGGCCAGCAGGTCACCCCGCTGGACCGCGCCGGCCTGTACGTGCCGGGCGGCAAGGCGTCCTACCCGTCGTCCGTGCTGATGAACGCCATTCCGGCCAAGGTCGCCGGCGTTGCCGAAGTGGTGATGGTGGTGCCGACCCCGCGTGGCGAGATCAACGAGATCGTCCTGGCGGCGGCCTGCATCGCCGGCGTCGACCGCGTCTTCACCATCGGCGGCGCCCAGGCCGTGGCCGCGCTGGCATACGGTACCGAGAGCGTGCCGCAGGTGGACAAGATCGTCGGCCCGGGCAACATCTATGTCGCCACCGCCAAGCGCCATGTGTTCGGCCAGGTCGGCATCGACATGATCGCCGGCCCCTCCGAAATCCTCGTGGTCTGCGACGGCGGCACCGATCCGGACTGGATCGCCATGGACCTGTTCTCCCAGGCCGAGCACGACGAGGACGCCCAGTCGATCCTGGTCAGCCCGGACGCCGCTTTCCTCGACAAGGTCGCCGCGAGCATCGAGAAGCTGCTGCCGACCATGGAACGCGCCGAGATCATTCGCACGTCGCTGACCAATCGTGGCGCGCTGATCCTCGTCGCCGATCAGGAACAGGCCTGCCAGGTCGCCAACCGCATCGCCCCGGAACACCTGGAGCTGTCGGTGGCCGACCCGGAAAGCTGGCTGCCGAAGATTCGCCACGCTGGTGCCATCTTCATGGGCCGCTACACCGCCGAGGCGCTGGGCGACTACTGTGCCGGGCCGAACCACGTGCTGCCGACCTCCGGCACCGCACGCTTCTCCTCGCCGCTGGGCGTGTATGACTTCCAGAAGCGCTCCTCGATCATCTTCTGCTCCGCGCCGGGCGCTTCCGAGCTGGGCAAGACCGCCTCGATCCTGGCCCGTGGCGAGTCGCTGACCGCCCACGCGCGCAGCGCCGAATTCCGCATTCTGGACAAGGGTGAGTAA
- the hisG gene encoding ATP phosphoribosyltransferase has translation MLTIALSKGRILDDTLPLLAAAGIVPTENPDKSRKLIIPTTLDDVRLLIVRATDVPTYVEHGAADLGVAGKDVLMEYGGQGLYEPLDLKIANCKLMTAGAVGAPEPKGRLRVATKFVNVAKRYYAEQGRQVDVIKLYGSMELAPLVGLADKIIDVVDTGNTLRANGLEPQEMIAHISSRLVVNKASMKMQHARIQALIDTLREAVESRHRA, from the coding sequence ATGCTGACGATTGCCCTGTCCAAGGGCCGTATCCTCGACGACACCCTGCCGCTGCTTGCAGCGGCGGGCATCGTGCCGACCGAGAATCCGGACAAGAGCCGCAAGCTGATCATCCCCACCACCCTCGATGACGTGCGCCTGCTGATCGTGCGCGCCACCGACGTGCCTACCTACGTCGAGCACGGCGCTGCCGACCTCGGCGTCGCGGGCAAGGACGTGCTCATGGAGTACGGTGGCCAGGGCCTCTACGAGCCGCTGGACCTGAAGATCGCCAACTGCAAGCTGATGACCGCCGGTGCGGTCGGCGCGCCGGAACCCAAGGGGCGCCTGCGCGTGGCCACCAAGTTCGTCAATGTCGCCAAGCGCTACTACGCCGAACAGGGCCGCCAGGTCGACGTGATCAAGCTGTACGGCTCCATGGAGCTGGCACCGCTGGTCGGCCTCGCCGACAAGATCATCGACGTGGTCGACACCGGCAACACCCTGCGTGCAAACGGCCTGGAACCCCAGGAAATGATCGCGCACATCAGCTCGCGCCTGGTTGTGAACAAAGCCTCGATGAAGATGCAGCACGCGCGCATCCAGGCCCTGATCGACACCCTGCGCGAAGCGGTGGAGTCTCGACACCGGGCGTAA
- the murA gene encoding UDP-N-acetylglucosamine 1-carboxyvinyltransferase, giving the protein MDKLIITGGTRLDGEIRISGAKNSALPILAATLLADTPVTVCNLPHLHDITTMIELFGRMGVQPIIDEKLNVEVDASTIKTLVAPYELVKTMRASILVLGPMVARFGEAEVALPGGCAIGSRPVDLHIRGLEAMGAQIDVEGGYIKAKAPAGGLKGAHFFFDTVSVTGTENIMMAAALANGRSVLENAAREPEVVDLANFINAMGGDVQGAGTDTIVINGVKSLGGGAKYSVMPDRIETGTYLVAAAATGGRVKLKDTDPTILEAVLAKLVEAGAHITTGSNWIELDMKGSRPKAVNLRTAPYPAFPTDMQAQFISLNAIAEGTGAVIETVFENRFMHVYEMNRMGAQILVEGNTAIVTGVPQLKGAPVMATDLRASASLVIAALVADGDTMIDRIYHIDRGYECIEEKLQLLGAKIRRVPG; this is encoded by the coding sequence ATGGATAAACTGATCATTACCGGCGGCACTCGTCTCGATGGCGAGATCCGCATCTCCGGCGCGAAGAACTCGGCGCTGCCGATCCTCGCCGCGACCCTGCTGGCGGACACCCCGGTGACCGTCTGCAACCTGCCGCACCTGCACGACATCACCACCATGATCGAGCTGTTCGGTCGCATGGGCGTGCAGCCGATCATCGACGAGAAGCTCAACGTCGAAGTCGATGCCAGCACCATCAAGACCCTGGTGGCGCCGTACGAGCTGGTCAAGACCATGCGTGCGTCGATCCTCGTACTCGGCCCGATGGTCGCCCGCTTCGGTGAAGCCGAAGTCGCGCTGCCCGGCGGTTGCGCCATCGGCTCGCGTCCGGTGGACCTGCACATCCGTGGCCTGGAAGCCATGGGTGCGCAGATCGATGTCGAAGGCGGCTACATCAAGGCCAAGGCTCCGGCTGGCGGCCTGAAGGGCGCGCACTTCTTCTTCGATACCGTCTCCGTGACCGGTACCGAGAACATCATGATGGCCGCGGCCCTGGCCAACGGCCGCTCCGTGCTGGAAAACGCCGCGCGTGAGCCCGAGGTCGTCGACCTGGCCAACTTCATCAACGCCATGGGCGGTGACGTGCAGGGCGCCGGTACCGACACCATTGTGATCAACGGCGTGAAAAGCCTGGGTGGCGGCGCCAAGTACAGCGTCATGCCCGACCGCATCGAGACCGGTACCTACCTGGTCGCCGCGGCGGCCACCGGTGGCCGCGTCAAGCTCAAGGACACCGATCCGACCATCCTCGAGGCCGTGCTGGCCAAGCTGGTCGAAGCCGGCGCGCACATCACCACCGGCAGCAACTGGATCGAGCTGGACATGAAGGGCAGCCGGCCGAAAGCGGTGAACCTCCGTACCGCGCCGTACCCGGCATTCCCGACCGACATGCAGGCCCAGTTCATCTCCCTGAACGCCATCGCCGAAGGCACCGGCGCGGTCATCGAGACCGTGTTCGAGAACCGCTTCATGCACGTCTACGAGATGAACCGCATGGGCGCGCAGATCCTGGTCGAGGGCAACACCGCCATCGTCACCGGCGTTCCGCAGCTCAAGGGCGCACCGGTCATGGCGACCGACCTGCGTGCTTCCGCCAGCCTGGTGATCGCAGCCCTGGTGGCTGACGGCGATACCATGATCGACCGCATCTACCACATCGACCGTGGTTACGAGTGCATCGAAGAGAAACTGCAACTGCTCGGGGCGAAGATTCGCCGCGTGCCGGGCTAG